A window of Apodemus sylvaticus chromosome 9, mApoSyl1.1, whole genome shotgun sequence contains these coding sequences:
- the Rab17 gene encoding ras-related protein Rab-17: MAQAAGLPQASTAPGQPFVSKLVLLGSSSVGKTSLALRYMKQDFSNVLPTVGCAFFTKVVDLGSSSLKLEIWDTAGQEKYHSVCHLYFRGANAALLVYDITRKDSFHKAQQWLEDLEKEFHPGEVVVMLVGNKTDLSEEREVTFQEGKEFAESKSLLFMETSAKLNYQVSEIFSTVAQELLQRAGDGGSSSQQEGEAVVLNQEATVRQRQCCTR; the protein is encoded by the exons ATGGCCCAGGCAGCTGGGCTGCCACAGGCCAGCACTGCTCCTGGCCAGCCCTTCGTGAGCAAGCTGGTTCTGCTTGGAAGCAGTTCTGTGGGCAAGACCAGCCTGGCCCTCCGGTACATGAAGCAGGACTTCAGCAACGTCTTGCCGACTGTGGGGT GTGCCTTCTTCACAAAGGTGGTGGACTTGGGCTCCTCATCTCTGAAGCTTGAGATCTGGGACACAGCTGGCCAAGAGAAGTACCACAGTGTCTGCCACCTCTACTTCAGGGGTGCCAATGCTGCGCTCCTGGTTTATGACATCACCCGAAAG GATTCCTTTCACAAGGCCCAGCAGTGGCTGGAGGACCTGGAGAAGGAGTTCCATCCAGGagaggtggtggtgatgctggTCGGCAACAAAACGGATCTCAGTGAGGAGCGGGAAGTGACCTTCCAG GAAGGAAAAGAGTTTGCGGAGAGCAAAAGCCTGCTGTTCATGGAAACCTCCGCCAAGCTGAACTACCAGGTGTCTGAGATCTTCAGCACTGTTG CTCAGGAGCTACTGCAGAGAGCGGGAGATGGGGGAAGCAGCAGCCAGCAGGAAGGCGAGGCTGTGGTTCTGAACCAGGAAGCTACGGTCAGGCAGCGCCAGTGCTGCACACGATAG